In Hyphomicrobium denitrificans 1NES1, one DNA window encodes the following:
- a CDS encoding ETC complex I subunit, whose amino-acid sequence MTARIYKPARTAMQSGEARTKEWVLEFAPASPRAPDPLMGWTSTRDTQSQVRLEFDTKEEAIAYATREGLSYSLAEPKLRKPIRKSYSDNFRFGRTTNWTH is encoded by the coding sequence ATGACCGCGCGCATCTATAAACCAGCCAGGACAGCGATGCAGTCCGGCGAAGCCCGCACGAAAGAATGGGTCCTGGAGTTTGCGCCGGCAAGTCCGCGTGCGCCCGACCCGTTGATGGGGTGGACGAGCACCCGAGATACGCAATCGCAGGTGCGGCTCGAGTTCGATACGAAGGAAGAGGCGATCGCCTACGCCACGCGCGAAGGGCTTAGCTACTCGCTTGCCGAGCCGAAGCTCAGGAAGCCGATCCGCAAATCCTATTCCGACAATTTCCGGTTCGGCCGCACCACCAACTGGACGCATTAG
- a CDS encoding DUF2249 domain-containing protein, which yields MSEQTASSTQNEIDVRQLIPIKRHEKIFQLVDALAPGASFVLVNDHDPKPLYYQLEAEHPKQFSWTYVEKGPSVWRVEIGRISKAV from the coding sequence ATGTCTGAGCAAACCGCTAGCTCAACTCAAAACGAGATTGATGTACGTCAACTGATTCCGATCAAACGACATGAGAAAATCTTCCAGCTCGTTGACGCATTGGCCCCAGGCGCCTCGTTCGTACTGGTCAATGATCACGATCCCAAGCCCCTTTATTATCAACTCGAGGCCGAGCATCCGAAGCAGTTCTCTTGGACGTATGTCGAAAAGGGACCTTCGGTGTGGCGCGTCGAGATTGGCAGAATTTCGAAGGCGGTGTGA
- a CDS encoding DUF2249 domain-containing protein produces MQTTFVDVDVRPILRAGGEPFEKIMEAVNALGPGQGLRLFATFKPTPLLHVLDSKGFTHEAKELDGGEWEVLFSPSGAPSKNENPASAAAGPDSPWPEPMTHLDNRDLDPPEPLVRILATTESMQPGEVLSALLCREPLFLFPELAKRGHSWRGGFEPDGKTYKVLVRIGEHSGSAA; encoded by the coding sequence ATGCAGACAACGTTCGTGGATGTCGATGTTCGGCCGATTTTGCGCGCGGGCGGCGAGCCCTTCGAAAAAATCATGGAAGCGGTGAATGCGCTGGGGCCGGGTCAAGGCCTCCGACTTTTTGCGACATTCAAGCCGACGCCGCTTCTGCACGTGCTTGACTCGAAGGGCTTCACGCACGAGGCAAAGGAACTCGACGGTGGAGAATGGGAGGTGTTGTTCTCGCCCTCCGGTGCGCCCTCCAAAAATGAAAACCCGGCCAGTGCTGCAGCCGGCCCCGACAGCCCATGGCCGGAACCCATGACGCATCTCGACAACCGTGATCTCGATCCGCCTGAACCACTGGTACGAATTCTCGCAACGACCGAGTCCATGCAGCCCGGTGAGGTGTTGTCGGCCTTGCTTTGCCGCGAACCGCTATTTTTGTTTCCCGAGTTGGCGAAGCGCGGACATAGCTGGCGCGGCGGCTTCGAACCGGACGGCAAAACCTACAAGGTGCTGGTGCGCATAGGTGAGCATAGCGGGAGCGCCGCATGA
- a CDS encoding uracil-DNA glycosylase family protein, whose amino-acid sequence MQRNSGSLAKALRDVHACRICEAQLPLGPRPVVQLGSTARLLIVGQAPGRKVHLTGVPWNDTSGDRLRDWLGIDCETFFDATKVALLPMGFCYPGVGKSGGDNPPRPECAPFWHERLLRHLPDVRLTLLVGQYAHRYYLDLGGKSSVTETVKAFSTHGPHVFPLPHPSWRSTIWMRKNPWFEADVIPELRKAVRKCC is encoded by the coding sequence ATGCAGAGAAATTCCGGATCCTTGGCAAAAGCTTTGCGCGACGTGCATGCTTGCCGGATTTGCGAGGCGCAGTTGCCGCTCGGCCCCCGGCCCGTCGTGCAACTCGGAAGCACGGCACGACTTTTGATCGTCGGTCAGGCACCGGGGAGGAAAGTCCATCTGACCGGTGTGCCATGGAACGACACGAGCGGCGACCGGCTGCGTGATTGGCTTGGAATCGACTGCGAAACTTTTTTCGATGCAACGAAGGTTGCTTTGCTTCCAATGGGATTTTGTTATCCTGGCGTCGGAAAATCGGGTGGCGATAATCCGCCGAGGCCAGAGTGTGCCCCCTTTTGGCATGAACGCCTGTTGAGGCATCTTCCTGACGTTCGGCTTACGCTTCTGGTCGGTCAATACGCGCATCGGTACTATTTGGATTTGGGTGGAAAGTCTTCCGTCACCGAAACCGTCAAGGCGTTTTCGACGCATGGGCCGCATGTCTTTCCATTGCCGCATCCAAGCTGGCGCAGCACGATCTGGATGCGTAAAAATCCGTGGTTTGAAGCTGACGTAATTCCTGAGCTTCGGAAGGCAGTGCGGAAGTGTTGCTGA
- a CDS encoding metal-sulfur cluster assembly factor, with amino-acid sequence MTMETAENIGEQVKDVLHSVIDPELGYNIVDLGLVYDVAVADSGIAHIMMTTTTRGCPATNYLVEGARAAAETVPSIQAVEVELTYDPPWEPSMMSDDAKEHLGIGAGW; translated from the coding sequence ATGACCATGGAAACGGCGGAGAATATTGGCGAACAGGTCAAGGACGTCCTGCACTCCGTGATCGACCCGGAACTCGGATACAATATCGTCGACCTGGGATTGGTCTACGACGTGGCGGTCGCAGATAGTGGCATTGCCCACATCATGATGACGACGACGACACGCGGGTGTCCGGCGACCAACTATCTTGTGGAAGGCGCGCGGGCTGCCGCGGAAACGGTGCCGTCTATTCAGGCCGTGGAGGTCGAGTTGACATACGATCCGCCTTGGGAGCCGTCCATGATGAGCGACGATGCAAAGGAGCATCTTGGTATCGGGGCCGGCTGGTGA
- a CDS encoding OFA family MFS transporter, with product MAAVASEETSGLLDRERIVARAGFNRWLVPPAALAIHLCIGMSYGLSVFWLPLAQALGISKPTTCPDMSLMQELFTTSCDWRVSSLLVTFELGIVFLGLAAAVFGGWLERAGPRRAGVSAALCWGGGFLISALAIYIHQLWLFWLGLGVIGGVGLGLGYISPVSTLIKWFPDRRGMATGMAIMGFGGGAMIGSPLAILLMNHFKSDQSVGVAEAMAVMGCIYLVFMLCGAFGYRVPPDGWKPDGWAPPADRAHALITNGHVHLNDAHKTLQFWLIWIALWMNVSAGIGVLSMASPMLQEIFGGSLIGHDGLRFGDLNAAQHAAIAGIAGGFVSLLSLFNSGGRFVWASLSDSLGRKVTYFCFFILGMILYVLAPTFAHMGSVALFAGALCIIISMYGGGFSTLPAYLADIFGTQFVGAIHGRMLTAWSAAGILGPLVIGYIRDTQIAAGVPRADVYDYTLYILTGFLLIGLIANALVRPVHEKRMMTDEQIAALQTKASTATLPDGSHGIGFGGFSFAVLIAWLAVGIPFLWGVWNTLVKAVALFG from the coding sequence ATGGCAGCTGTTGCTTCCGAGGAAACATCAGGGCTCCTAGACCGCGAGCGTATCGTCGCGCGCGCAGGCTTCAACCGGTGGCTTGTTCCGCCTGCCGCGCTTGCAATCCATCTCTGCATCGGCATGAGCTACGGGCTCAGCGTCTTTTGGCTGCCGCTTGCGCAAGCACTCGGTATTTCGAAGCCCACGACATGTCCCGACATGTCGCTGATGCAGGAACTCTTCACAACGTCGTGCGACTGGCGGGTTAGCAGTCTGCTCGTGACGTTCGAGCTCGGAATTGTCTTTCTTGGACTGGCCGCTGCGGTGTTCGGCGGCTGGCTTGAGCGCGCTGGCCCACGCCGCGCAGGCGTCTCCGCGGCACTCTGCTGGGGTGGCGGTTTTCTGATCTCAGCGCTGGCCATCTACATCCACCAGCTCTGGTTGTTCTGGCTGGGGCTCGGCGTGATCGGCGGCGTTGGTCTCGGGCTCGGCTATATCTCGCCCGTATCGACGTTGATCAAGTGGTTCCCGGATCGCCGCGGCATGGCGACGGGAATGGCGATCATGGGTTTCGGCGGCGGCGCGATGATCGGCTCGCCACTGGCCATTCTGTTGATGAACCATTTCAAGAGCGACCAGTCGGTCGGCGTCGCAGAAGCGATGGCCGTCATGGGCTGCATCTATCTCGTCTTCATGCTTTGCGGCGCGTTCGGATATCGCGTGCCACCCGACGGCTGGAAGCCTGACGGGTGGGCGCCGCCAGCCGATCGCGCGCATGCCTTGATCACCAATGGCCACGTGCATCTCAACGACGCGCATAAGACTCTGCAATTCTGGCTGATCTGGATTGCGTTGTGGATGAACGTTTCGGCAGGCATCGGCGTGCTGTCGATGGCTTCGCCGATGCTCCAGGAAATATTCGGCGGCTCGCTGATCGGTCACGATGGTCTGAGGTTCGGAGACCTCAATGCCGCGCAGCATGCTGCTATCGCCGGCATCGCGGGCGGCTTCGTCAGCCTTCTTTCGCTCTTCAACAGCGGCGGACGCTTCGTCTGGGCCTCGCTATCCGATTCCCTCGGGCGCAAAGTCACCTATTTCTGCTTTTTCATACTCGGCATGATCCTCTATGTGCTGGCTCCGACATTTGCGCACATGGGGTCGGTTGCACTTTTCGCTGGCGCTCTCTGCATCATCATCAGCATGTACGGTGGCGGCTTCTCGACGCTGCCTGCATATCTGGCCGACATCTTCGGCACACAATTCGTGGGTGCCATCCATGGCCGTATGCTGACCGCATGGTCGGCTGCCGGCATCCTCGGCCCGCTCGTAATCGGCTACATTCGCGATACTCAAATTGCAGCCGGCGTTCCGCGCGCCGATGTTTACGATTACACGCTCTACATCCTGACCGGTTTTCTGCTCATCGGCCTTATTGCCAACGCGCTCGTGCGTCCGGTGCATGAAAAACGGATGATGACGGACGAGCAGATTGCCGCGCTGCAGACGAAGGCTTCGACCGCGACCTTGCCGGACGGCTCACACGGCATAGGTTTCGGCGGCTTCAGCTTCGCCGTCCTGATCGCATGGCTCGCGGTCGGGATCCCATTCCTGTGGGGCGTCTGGAATACGCTTGTGAAGGCCGTGGCGCTGTTCGGTTAA
- a CDS encoding Mur ligase family protein, which produces MLREISQLSRKYETFEHYMKLKTRETCAKIKRKRTSGTIIAVTGSSVKTTTVALLSHILAGDAKVSSQFLCNGYSHAIDSLLNLRSDTRYAVIEQGTKEIGQIPRAAKLIKPDVAVITLVAIEHYRAFRTIEAVAQEKAALVEAVPDDGLVVLNFDNPHVRAMADLTRARSITFGTMGGDYIAREVGTGTDGFLFLTLTGGGQSIHLKTQLLGAHNWLTVAAAATTALELGVPSETVRVRIESFEPIVERMSLHVVPDGSRIILDTVKAPYHSILLPLEALKTLAAPKKRFIMEQISDYAGNATKKYKDTYAAAAKIADEVCFVGPWVHKARAPAADIESGKFRAFANVEALAAYLRETALKDEVILVKSAGNLHLERLLLDRIAKVRCWPNECGHRGSCQQCGLYERAFHEHNGQRRYRRKLRRSNKIKSWLSAFSQSVGNF; this is translated from the coding sequence GTGCTTCGGGAAATCAGTCAATTGTCACGCAAATACGAAACATTTGAGCATTACATGAAGCTCAAAACGCGGGAAACGTGCGCTAAAATCAAACGCAAAAGAACGTCGGGGACCATCATCGCCGTCACTGGCAGCAGCGTTAAGACGACAACCGTTGCTTTACTTTCACATATCCTGGCGGGCGACGCGAAAGTCTCATCGCAATTTCTATGCAACGGATACTCGCATGCCATCGATTCATTGCTGAACTTGCGTTCCGATACCCGCTACGCCGTGATCGAGCAAGGCACGAAAGAAATCGGTCAAATACCGCGGGCAGCGAAACTCATAAAGCCCGATGTCGCCGTGATCACCCTCGTCGCCATTGAACACTACAGGGCATTTCGAACCATTGAAGCGGTGGCACAGGAGAAAGCGGCGTTGGTCGAGGCAGTTCCCGACGATGGGCTCGTCGTCCTGAACTTCGACAATCCGCACGTTCGGGCTATGGCGGATTTGACGCGGGCGCGTTCGATCACCTTTGGAACCATGGGCGGAGACTATATTGCAAGAGAAGTCGGTACAGGCACAGATGGCTTTCTGTTCCTTACGCTAACCGGCGGCGGCCAAAGTATTCACCTAAAAACTCAGCTCCTTGGCGCCCACAATTGGCTCACTGTCGCAGCGGCAGCCACCACAGCTTTGGAACTCGGCGTTCCCTCAGAAACCGTTCGTGTGCGGATCGAATCATTCGAGCCGATTGTAGAACGCATGAGCCTGCACGTTGTGCCGGACGGCTCGAGAATAATTCTTGATACTGTCAAGGCACCCTATCACAGCATCCTTCTCCCGTTGGAGGCGCTGAAGACCCTCGCTGCGCCCAAGAAGCGATTCATCATGGAGCAGATAAGCGATTACGCAGGCAACGCCACGAAAAAATATAAGGATACCTACGCTGCCGCCGCCAAAATCGCAGACGAGGTCTGCTTTGTGGGACCATGGGTGCATAAGGCGCGCGCACCGGCGGCAGACATTGAAAGCGGAAAGTTCCGCGCATTCGCTAACGTCGAAGCTCTCGCCGCCTATTTGAGAGAAACAGCTCTCAAAGATGAAGTCATCCTCGTGAAGTCTGCAGGGAATTTGCACCTAGAACGCCTGCTCCTTGACAGGATCGCTAAAGTTCGTTGTTGGCCCAACGAGTGCGGCCACAGGGGTTCATGTCAACAGTGCGGCCTTTATGAGCGCGCCTTCCACGAACATAACGGCCAGCGGCGATACCGCAGGAAACTACGACGATCGAACAAAATTAAATCTTGGCTTAGCGCGTTCTCCCAATCGGTTGGAAATTTCTAA
- a CDS encoding polysaccharide pyruvyl transferase family protein, translating to MRDHHSEAWFHLQSERTFVAGASRPKVLLIGDTRTVGHQGSALVVQVILHEFERRGVDVISSRAVGSGFDLAKLSSFDGVVINGEGALHVRSPKALLISRVARQAREIGIPCFVLNGVVDECEEEVIKGFPALTAVFCRERRSLDRARSYGASAKLCPDVTLSIDIPANLEWTPGNKVFVTDSTLNSANRTLHAFARRTHTPFLPMRTRPQMPLFSSKKAFLRIMKYEVRHKIGNMVPGSFTADRFGCAVGSPDAFLRAIADGTKLIVSGRFHGVCLAMRLGVPFLAVRTITHKMEGLLEDAQLSHKLIDMDTVKSTTRLQALFALGAWSDADETRRRSYVASAEKAIAACFDEVAANISTRHPLV from the coding sequence TTGAGAGATCATCATTCTGAGGCGTGGTTTCACTTGCAGTCGGAAAGAACATTCGTTGCGGGCGCGAGCCGACCAAAAGTTCTACTGATAGGGGACACGCGCACCGTAGGCCATCAGGGCAGTGCGCTGGTCGTACAGGTGATATTGCACGAGTTTGAGCGCAGGGGTGTTGACGTCATCTCCTCACGTGCGGTCGGCTCGGGATTTGATCTTGCGAAGTTAAGTTCTTTCGACGGCGTGGTCATCAATGGGGAAGGCGCGCTGCACGTCCGAAGTCCGAAGGCTCTCTTGATTTCTCGGGTTGCCCGTCAGGCCCGAGAGATAGGCATACCATGCTTCGTCCTCAACGGTGTTGTGGATGAGTGTGAAGAAGAGGTCATCAAAGGATTTCCGGCCTTAACAGCGGTCTTCTGTCGAGAGCGGCGAAGTCTCGATCGGGCAAGATCGTATGGTGCTTCTGCGAAGCTCTGTCCTGACGTGACGTTATCGATCGACATTCCTGCAAACCTTGAGTGGACGCCGGGCAACAAAGTCTTTGTGACGGATTCAACTCTGAACTCCGCCAATCGAACCCTCCATGCGTTTGCCCGCCGGACACACACCCCGTTTCTTCCAATGCGGACGCGCCCGCAAATGCCGTTGTTTTCAAGCAAAAAAGCATTTCTGCGGATCATGAAGTACGAGGTGCGGCACAAAATTGGAAATATGGTTCCGGGATCTTTCACGGCGGACCGCTTCGGGTGCGCTGTCGGCTCTCCGGACGCATTCCTGCGCGCGATTGCCGATGGGACTAAATTAATCGTCTCGGGGCGATTTCACGGCGTGTGTCTCGCCATGCGGCTCGGCGTACCGTTCCTGGCAGTGAGAACTATTACACACAAAATGGAAGGCCTCCTGGAAGACGCTCAGCTCTCGCACAAACTCATTGACATGGACACGGTGAAGTCGACAACGCGACTGCAGGCGCTATTTGCTCTCGGAGCATGGAGCGACGCTGATGAAACTCGCCGCAGGAGCTACGTCGCAAGTGCGGAAAAGGCGATCGCCGCTTGTTTCGACGAAGTTGCGGCAAATATCTCCACCAGGCATCCGCTAGTGTGA